The window GACCGCGACAGTGACCACCCTCGCGGAGGTGCTGATCAACAGGCTCTACGCGCATTAGTCCGACCGATCCTATAGGGTGGTGGCCGCGGGCGACCGCGGCCTCCTCCCCTTTGTGCAGGCTGCGTCAGTTACCGAGCAGTACCACCATGGACGAGGCGCAGCCCGAAGACGAATCCAGGCGGATCAGGTAGCACCCCGATGGCAGCGGCGCACCCGAAGCGTCGGTTCCGGGCACCGTGAGCAGGCCGGAGCCGCCCTGACAGGCGGTCAGATCACATGCCCAGACCTCGCGGCCGGCCAGGTCGTACACGCCGAGAACGGCTCCCGACGAAGGTCCGGGCAGGATCCAGGACACGCTGAAGGCTCCCGCGGCGGGGTTCGGGAAGGCCGGGCCGAGCGCGGTGATCAGGCCCGCGCCGCCCTCCCCGCCGCCGATACCGGTCTGGTTCGATACGAACACCTCGGCTGGGTCGCCCAGGTAGTTGTTCTCCTGGAGGACCCAGTTCTGCAGGGTCATGCCGCCTGCCGCCTTGAAGGCATCCTTCGCCGCGGCCTGCATGTCGCCGATCCTCTCGATGCCGCTTCCGAAGAGCTGATCCGCGAAGTGGACCTCGAGCCACTCCGAGGGACCCATGTCGGGAGGGGTCCCCCAGCCGTAGTTCGAGTTGTACATGACGGCGATCGCGCCTCCGTCGGGCCACATCATCAGGCGCTCGGCGCTGCATCCGTTGGCCGACAGGATCCCGGGGTCGCAGGCCATCGAGTGTAGGATGGTCAGCCTGTCGGAGTTGGTCATCCCGGTGTAGTTCTGGTTCGTGAACATGTAGGAGGGTTCGTAGTACCAGTATACGCCGCCGGAGCCGCCGTGACCCTGGTCGCTCACTTAGCTGGCGCCCTGGTTGATCATGTCGATCTGGTCGGTGGGGTGGCCCGACCAGTATTCGTAGCGCTTCAGCTGCACCCACGACGACGGGATCCTGTTCGAGATCGAGTCGCAGACGAAGCTGCCCCAGTAGCCGTCGGGCTCGGTATCCGGCCACAGGCCGGCGCCGCACAGGAGGGCTGTGGTGCGCCACGAACCTTCGGCCGACTCCGTCTCGTAGGAGATCGCCTTGGACACCATCGTGGCAACGTGCGCCTGCACGTCGGAGCTGAACCTCCCCACCGTGATGTCGGCGTAGTAGTCGAGCCAGTCGGTGTTCTCGCCGTACAGGTGGTCGCCGTCTCCGTCCCACATCCTGGTGAGATCGGAGAAGTAGAGGTCGGCAGTCTGGGCGAGCATCAGGCTGTCGCTGCCCACTACAAGGCTGGAGATCCGCTGGGTCGGGCCCCAGTCACCGATGATCAGTGCGTAGACGAGCCCCTGGTTCTGATAGGCGTACTTGAGGTAGTTCCTGATCTGCTCCTGGGTGTCGTACCCCGTGTAGGCAGCGTAGATCGAGTCGAGCGGGACGTAGGCCGCCTGGAGCCCGGTCGCGTTCCGGTGGTCGACGAGCGGCTGGAGCGTCGCCTCCATCGAGGCAGGGCCTATGGCCACCCAGACAGGCCAGGAGTCGTCGGTCTCGCGTTCCCCGGGCCGGCAGGCCGCGAGATCCCCGGGATTCGCCACGATGTGGGCGAGCATGGATTCCGCGTGGCCGATCTGCCCGGCGGTGAGGCTGAGGCGCTCGACTGACGGATCGGACGAATAGGAAAGGGTGATCGTTGCTTCGGTGATCACGGAGAGCCTGCCCGACAGCGGATTGTACGAGAAGGGCGAGATGGATACAGACCCGAGCTGGAAGCCCGTTCTCGTGCCGGTGCTGGTCTCGACTACGGGGCTCGCCGGGAACCGTGCGTCGGAGATGTAGATGGCGGGATCGCGCAGGAAGGGCCCGGGCTCCTCTCCGAAGGGGACGACCCGCACGGGCAGGATGTCGTGGAAGCCTTCGAGGGTCTCCCCGGCAAGGATCTCGACCTCCGCGCCCGTCACCGACATCCCCTGAGGGATGACGAAGGTGCTCGTCACGACGGGGAGGTTCGGCATCCCCTCGTCGAACCAGGTCAGCCCCCCGGGGCATGCCGGGAGCTCGCCGCCCGCGTAGTTCGAGACAGACAAGTCATCTACGGCGAACCGGAGATCGAACCGTATCGATCCGGCCTCCGCCGGCAGGGCGCAGAAGAGAACCACGGGCACGAGCCGAAGGATGATCCCGGACCGGGACGATCGCATCACTGGGTCCTTCCGTTTTGGGCTTGATGCGGTAAGCTCCCACAACCCCGATGACAAGTCAATACCCTTTTGTTTCGCATATTGCACGATAAATTGCACTCTTTACGCGTATCGGCACTTGACGGCCGCTCTTCCGTATGTAATGCATACAAGGCTCATCCCTGGTGTGTCCACACGTAAGGAGATGGAATGCGTTTCTGGGGTACGATCGCAATAGCTCTGGTTATGGCAGGCATCTGCTCTGCACAGCTCCTCGTGCCGGGTGCACTAGTACAGGGAGATATCTACGTAACCAACGCCTCCTGTGCATACTCCTACCAGATAAAAGTGTATGAGGCAAATACCCTAAATTATCTCACTGGTGCAAGTGGAGAGTTCCTTGGTTCATCCCATTACAAGACCTATCCCCTCTATAGCCTACCCGGTTATCCTTTTGTTGATGTAAAGTGTATCATCAAGGATGCTGGCGGCGTAACCATTTTCAGCGAGACGGTTCAGGACGTCGAATCGGTCTACTACAATGACGGCGGGGCGGTAGTCGACTTCTACTTCATGGTAGGTCGCGAGTCCGCCTCCAGTTCAGCGTCAGTCGATGAACCATCCTACCTGACTTCCGCGCTCGAGTCCTCCACCTGGGCGGAGATCAAGGCCACCTACTAGCCGTACCACTGGCACAACACCGGATGAGCCGGGGCGGGCGGTTGCCCGCCCCGTTCTTTTACCCGGTGCTTGGCCGAGTCGAGTTCCTGTTCTCTTCCATGGCAAGAACTGCCTTCTCGGAGATCACGGGAAATCCCCGTTTCGTCCCGGGCTCGCCATATTGGGATGCATCCGGAAGTCGAGTCCATCGTTCGTTCGACTGGAGGTCGGGAGTGGACCGGATACTCGTGGGCAAGGGCGTCGAGCAGGTGAACCTCCTCGCGAAGTACGGGAACCGTCACGGCCTGGTCGCGGGGGCCACCGGCACGGGCAAGACCGTATCGCTGCTGGTGCTGGCCGAGGGCTTCTCACGCATGGGCGTGCCGGTCTTCATGGCGGACGTGAAGGGCGACGTGGCGGGCCTGGCGATGCCCGGCGAGATTAGCGACCGCGTGAAGGAGCGAGTCTCCTCGATCGGCATCGGGGGATACTCCTGCGAAGCCAGCCCCGTGATACTCTGGGACCTCTACGGGAAGAAGGGGCACCCTGTCCGCACCACCGTGAGCGAGATGGGCCCCACGCTCCTCGGCAGGATACTGGAACTCAACGATACCCAGTCGGGCGTGCTCGAGATCGCATTCAAGATGGCCGACGACCAGGGGCTCCTCCTCCTCGACCTCGAGGACCTGCGGGCGCTGCTCGGCTTCGTGGCGGAGCACCGGAAGGACGTGTCGACCGAGTACGGTCTGGTGTCCGCCCCCTCCATCGCCGCGATACAGCGCGCGCTTCTCAGGCTCGACCGCGAGGGCGGCGAGGGCTTCTTCGGGGAACCGGCCCTCGAGCTGGGTGACCTGATGAGGACGGACCTGCAGGGCAGGGGCGTGATCAGCATCCTGGCGGCCGACCAGCTCGTGATGAAGCCGCGCCTGTACTCGAGCTTCCTGCTGTGGCTCCTGTCGGAGCTCTTCGAGACCCTGCCGGAGGCCGGCGACGAGGAAAGGCCGCGGATGGTGTTCTTCTTCGACGAGGCCCACCTCCTCTTTGCCGATGCGCCCCCCGCCCTCCGGCAGAGGGTCGAGCAGGTCGTGCGGCTCGTCAGATCCAAGGGCGTAGGGGTCTACTTCTGCTCGCAGTTCCCCGACGACGTTCCCGACGAGATCCTGGGCCAGATGGGCAACCGCATCCAGCACGCCCTCCGGGCCTTCACCCCGCGCGACCTCAAGGCTGTGAAGACCGCCGCCGACACTTTCGTGCCCAACCCTCCGCTCGACGTGGCCGAGGTCATCTCGCAGCTCGGAGTAGGCGAGGCGCTTGTCTCCATGCTTCGCGAGAAGGGCGTCCCCATGCCGGTCGAGCGGGCGATCATCTGCCCTCCCAGGTGCAGGATGGGCTCCCTGACCGACGCGGAGAGGGACGAGGTGCGCAGGCGCAGCCCCCTCGGCTCGAGGTACGACGTCGCGGTGGACAGGGAGTCGGCCTTCGAGATCCTGTCGAACCGCGCCGCCCAGGCCGCGCCCGCGGCGCCCGACTCGAAGAAGGAGGAGGAGAAGCCGAAGGGAAAACTCGGCGAGATCCTCTGGGGCACCGGCCGGCGCCAGGGCATGGTGCAGACGCTGGCCAAGCAGACCATGCGGACGGTCGGCAGCCAGGTGGGGCGCTCGATATTCAGGGGTCTGCTGGGAGGGATCCTCGGGAGGGGCTAGGCCCTCCCCGTCGCGCGGGACGAGGCGATCCAGCTCATCAGAACGGCGCCGGCGACCGCGGCGTTGAGGGATTCGACATCCCGCGACTGGGGCACCGCGAGGGAGCCCCGGCACATGGTCCGGGCCGCTTCCGATATCCCATGGGCTTCGGAGCCGACCACGAGGGCGCATCTCGAGGGTATGGACGCGGAGTAGACGGGGCGCCCGCCCTTCTCCGCGGCAAGTGCCGTGTATCCCGCGACTTCGAGGATGGCGGACGCCTTCGGAGCGTCCAGCCCCCGCATCACCGGCAGGAATGCATTCGCCCCCGCGGCTGCCCTGGACACCTTGGGGGAGTAGGGGTTGCACGTGCCCTCGAGGGCCAGCACGGCTGAAAAACCGAAGGCGGCGGCACACCTCAGGAGGGTCCCGGCGTTTCCGGGATCGGATATCCCGTCCATCACGAGGACCGACGAGGGCCCGCCGCCCGGCTCGAGCCTTTCGGGCTGCACCGGCAGCCTGCACACGGCTGCCACGCCCTGCGAGTGTACGGTATCCGAAAACAGGCCGAAGACCTTCCCGGGGAGCAGCAGGGCTCTGATGCCTCCTCCGCCCGGCAGGCCCGAAGCGGCGGGAGCCCCCTCGCAAACGAGCAGTTCGAGGATCAGACCGGGGCTTCTGCGAACCATGTCGGCGACAAACCTGGGGCCCTCCACCAGGAAGGCCCCGTGCTTGTCCACTCCCCTGGGGGTCGAGAGTTCGACGGCCCTCCTGACGGAGCGGTTGCCGGGCGACTCGACCCTCTCCACGGGGCTCAGGAGGGATGCCGGCCCGAAGACAGTATCCTGTCGATGATCTCCGCTATGCCCGCGCCCGGGGCGATGCCCACCAGGCCGCGGAGCCTCGACACATCGGGCACGCGCCTCTGCATGTCCTCGAAGTCCTTCGGGTAGGCCTCGTCGTAGGGCACCAGCCTGATCTCGGAGGCCGAGCCGGTCTTCTGCCTCACCAGGCCTGCGAGGTCCATTATGGAGATCTCCTCGGTGGAGCCGATGTTCACCGCGAGACCGGCCGAATCCCGCGTCTCCATCAGGGCCACGATGCAGTCCACCACCTCGTACACGAGGCTGAAGCACCTGGTCTGCGTGCCGTCGCCGTAGACCGTGATCGGTTCCCCGGCGAGGGCCTGCCTGATGAACCGGGGCAGCACCATGCCGTACCTGCCGGACTGCCTGGGGCCGACCGTGTTGAACAGGCGGCCTATGGTGACTGGGAGGCCTCGCGCCTTCGAGTAGGCCAGGGCCAGGAACTCGTCTATCGTCTTCGAGCAGGCGTAGCTCCAGCGGCTGCGGCTCGTGGGACCGAAAACCAGGTCGCCGTCCTCCTGGAAGGGCACGGCTTCGCCCTTGCCGTAGACCTCCGAGGTGGACGCTATGAACGTCCTGCGGCCCTTCCTGCCCGCGGCGCGGAGCACGTTCTCGGTGCCCCGTACGTTCACCTCGATGGTCTCCACGGGATGCCGTATGATCGTCTCGACCCCGACCGCGGCGGCCAGGTGTATCACGGAGCCGCAGAGGTCCACCGCCTCGGCCACGAGCGACTCGTCGCAGACCGAGCCGATCGTGTAGCTGAAGCCGGGGTCGGCGACGCAGTTCTCGAGGTTCGCGAGGTTGCCCGTGGATAGGTCGTCGAGGACGAGCACGCTCCTGCCCTTCGCGAGCAGGGCCTCGCAGACGTGCGAACCGATGAAGCCCGCCCCGCCCGTAACGAGGCAGTCGTATCCGCGGATCTTCAGATCGCCCAAGGCCCTCCTAGTGCGGGATCATCGCCAGCAGGACGCCGGCCGCTATCGCGCTGCCAATTACGCCGGCCACGTTCGGCCCCATGGCGTGCATGAGGAGATGGTTCTTCGGGTCGTATTCGCGCCCGACTATCTCCGACACGCGCGCGGAGTCGGGGACGGCCGAGACTCCCGCCGAACCGATCAGCGGGTTGACCTTGCAGCCCTCCTTGAGGAACAGGTTCATGAACTTCGCGAAGAGCACGCCGCCCGCCGACGCGGTGGCGAAGCTGGCCGCACCCAGGGCGAAGATCAGGATCGACTGGGAGGTGAGGAAGAAGCTCGCCTGGGTGCTGGTGCCCACCGAGAAGCCCAGCAGCATCACCACGATGTTGTTGAGGGCGTTCTGGGCGCTGTCGGACAGGCGGTTCGTCACCCCGCTCTCCCGGAGGAGGTTCCCGAAGAAGAGCATCCCGAGCAGGGTGATCGCGCCCGGGGCGATGAAGGCCGTCACGATGAAGGCCACTATGGGGAAGAGCACCTTCTCCACCCGCGACACCTGCCGGGCCGGTCTCATCCTGATCCTGCGCTCGGCAGGCGTGGTGAGCAGCTTCATGATGGGCGGCTGGATCACGGGCACCAGGCCCATGTAGGAGTAGGCCGCGATGGCGATGGCCCCCAGCAGATGCGGGGCCATCTGGCTCGCGACGAAGATCGCGGTGGGCCCGTCGGCTCCGCCGATGATCCCTATCGCGGCGGCTTCCTTCAGATCGAAGCCGAGAAGCAGGGATCCCATCAGGGTGAGGAATATCCCGATCTGCGCTGCGGCTCCGAGGAGGAGCAGCTTCGGATTCGACAGCAGGGCGCTGAAGTCGGTCATGGCCCCGATACCGAGGAAGATCAGGGGAGGGAACAGGCCGCTCGACACTCCGAAGTAGTACAGGTTGAAGACGGACTGCTGGCCGTTCAGTACGTCCTGGTAGCCTATCGGCATCAGGGTGGGATCGTACGGGATGTTGCCCGCCACTATCCCGAATCCGATGGGGATCAGGAGCAGCGGTTCGTAGTTCTTCCTGACGGCGAGCCAGATCATCGAGAGCCCGACCACTATCATGACGATGTTGCCGATCTCGAAGTTCCCGAACCCGGTGGTCCGGAAGATGCTCATGAGATCGGACGAGGTCTGGGACTGAGAACCTGCTGCGGCCGTCAGCACGCCCAGTAGGCGGCCGGCCGGGGACATATCAACTCCCTATCTTCATCAAGAGTGCGTTTTCGAGCACGGTGTCCCCCTGCTTCACGGGGATGCTGCTCACTGTCCCGCTGAACGGGGATTCGATCTCGTTCTCCATCTTCATCGCTTCCATGATGGCGACGGTCTGCCCCTCGCGGACCTGGTCGCCCTCCTTCACCATGAGCTTCAGGATGAGCCCCGGGAGCGGCGCCAGGATGTCGCCGCGGCCCGCAGCAGCGGTTCCCGGAGGGGATGTCTTGTCCGGGGCCTCGGCCGCGCTCACCACATGGGGCTTGGTCTCGATCCTCGGGGTCTTCGAGGCGGCCTTCCTGGGCGCCTCTATCTCCACGTTGAACTGCTTGCCGTTCACGGATACATCGACACGGTCGTCGATCATCCTGCCG of the Candidatus Fermentibacter sp. genome contains:
- a CDS encoding C25 family cysteine peptidase, giving the protein MRSSRSGIILRLVPVVLFCALPAEAGSIRFDLRFAVDDLSVSNYAGGELPACPGGLTWFDEGMPNLPVVTSTFVIPQGMSVTGAEVEILAGETLEGFHDILPVRVVPFGEEPGPFLRDPAIYISDARFPASPVVETSTGTRTGFQLGSVSISPFSYNPLSGRLSVITEATITLSYSSDPSVERLSLTAGQIGHAESMLAHIVANPGDLAACRPGERETDDSWPVWVAIGPASMEATLQPLVDHRNATGLQAAYVPLDSIYAAYTGYDTQEQIRNYLKYAYQNQGLVYALIIGDWGPTQRISSLVVGSDSLMLAQTADLYFSDLTRMWDGDGDHLYGENTDWLDYYADITVGRFSSDVQAHVATMVSKAISYETESAEGSWRTTALLCGAGLWPDTEPDGYWGSFVCDSISNRIPSSWVQLKRYEYWSGHPTDQIDMINQGAS
- a CDS encoding DUF853 family protein codes for the protein MDRILVGKGVEQVNLLAKYGNRHGLVAGATGTGKTVSLLVLAEGFSRMGVPVFMADVKGDVAGLAMPGEISDRVKERVSSIGIGGYSCEASPVILWDLYGKKGHPVRTTVSEMGPTLLGRILELNDTQSGVLEIAFKMADDQGLLLLDLEDLRALLGFVAEHRKDVSTEYGLVSAPSIAAIQRALLRLDREGGEGFFGEPALELGDLMRTDLQGRGVISILAADQLVMKPRLYSSFLLWLLSELFETLPEAGDEERPRMVFFFDEAHLLFADAPPALRQRVEQVVRLVRSKGVGVYFCSQFPDDVPDEILGQMGNRIQHALRAFTPRDLKAVKTAADTFVPNPPLDVAEVISQLGVGEALVSMLREKGVPMPVERAIICPPRCRMGSLTDAERDEVRRRSPLGSRYDVAVDRESAFEILSNRAAQAAPAAPDSKKEEEKPKGKLGEILWGTGRRQGMVQTLAKQTMRTVGSQVGRSIFRGLLGGILGRG
- a CDS encoding biotin/lipoyl-containing protein, whose amino-acid sequence is MPEYKVTIGGKSYDVNVGRMIDDRVDVSVNGKQFNVEIEAPRKAASKTPRIETKPHVVSAAEAPDKTSPPGTAAAGRGDILAPLPGLILKLMVKEGDQVREGQTVAIMEAMKMENEIESPFSGTVSSIPVKQGDTVLENALLMKIGS
- a CDS encoding RNA methyltransferase, encoding MERVESPGNRSVRRAVELSTPRGVDKHGAFLVEGPRFVADMVRRSPGLILELLVCEGAPAASGLPGGGGIRALLLPGKVFGLFSDTVHSQGVAAVCRLPVQPERLEPGGGPSSVLVMDGISDPGNAGTLLRCAAAFGFSAVLALEGTCNPYSPKVSRAAAGANAFLPVMRGLDAPKASAILEVAGYTALAAEKGGRPVYSASIPSRCALVVGSEAHGISEAARTMCRGSLAVPQSRDVESLNAAVAGAVLMSWIASSRATGRA
- a CDS encoding GDP-mannose 4,6-dehydratase, producing the protein MGDLKIRGYDCLVTGGAGFIGSHVCEALLAKGRSVLVLDDLSTGNLANLENCVADPGFSYTIGSVCDESLVAEAVDLCGSVIHLAAAVGVETIIRHPVETIEVNVRGTENVLRAAGRKGRRTFIASTSEVYGKGEAVPFQEDGDLVFGPTSRSRWSYACSKTIDEFLALAYSKARGLPVTIGRLFNTVGPRQSGRYGMVLPRFIRQALAGEPITVYGDGTQTRCFSLVYEVVDCIVALMETRDSAGLAVNIGSTEEISIMDLAGLVRQKTGSASEIRLVPYDEAYPKDFEDMQRRVPDVSRLRGLVGIAPGAGIAEIIDRILSSGRHPS
- a CDS encoding C25 family cysteine peptidase, which encodes MSDQGHGGSGGVYWYYEPSYMFTNQNYTGMTNSDRLTILHSMACDPGILSANGCSAERLMMWPDGGAIAVMYNSNYGWGTPPDMGPSEWLEVHFADQLFGSGIERIGDMQAAAKDAFKAAGGMTLQNWVLQENNYLGDPAEVFVSNQTGIGGGEGGAGLITALGPAFPNPAAGAFSVSWILPGPSSGAVLGVYDLAGREVWACDLTACQGGSGLLTVPGTDASGAPLPSGCYLIRLDSSSGCASSMVVLLGN
- a CDS encoding sodium ion-translocating decarboxylase subunit beta — protein: MSPAGRLLGVLTAAAGSQSQTSSDLMSIFRTTGFGNFEIGNIVMIVVGLSMIWLAVRKNYEPLLLIPIGFGIVAGNIPYDPTLMPIGYQDVLNGQQSVFNLYYFGVSSGLFPPLIFLGIGAMTDFSALLSNPKLLLLGAAAQIGIFLTLMGSLLLGFDLKEAAAIGIIGGADGPTAIFVASQMAPHLLGAIAIAAYSYMGLVPVIQPPIMKLLTTPAERRIRMRPARQVSRVEKVLFPIVAFIVTAFIAPGAITLLGMLFFGNLLRESGVTNRLSDSAQNALNNIVVMLLGFSVGTSTQASFFLTSQSILIFALGAASFATASAGGVLFAKFMNLFLKEGCKVNPLIGSAGVSAVPDSARVSEIVGREYDPKNHLLMHAMGPNVAGVIGSAIAAGVLLAMIPH